A single window of Paenibacillus sp. SYP-B4298 DNA harbors:
- a CDS encoding GntR family transcriptional regulator — translation MINDSSLQPRYEQMYRIVRERILAGQYQVGERIPSEKELIEEFGVSRITSKKALDMLVQEGMIHRQPGRGSFVTRKEQQDDSAVPAVEAEAVATARSGQVVLGLVMEDFSDIYGKEMLQAVEREAQLRGVHLMLRLSFSQPDIEEQAIQMLQGFGVDGLIIYPTRGRHFSEEILKLVISRFPHVLVDRYLKGTSTTAIGTDNLKAAYDGTSYLLALGHRHIGLLASKVMDNVAIEERMEGFVRAHAELGVQLDRSYWVTNMDWSGEEEESRQMLALHVETVQRLLRAKPEITAFFALEYEMALIAKEAVEKLGRSIPKDFSLICFDSPPSSSAVYSFTHMKQNQRELGRLAVDSVLKLIAGEQLHGKIPLLAELIPGTSTGPVPGS, via the coding sequence ATGATTAATGATTCTTCGTTGCAGCCCCGATACGAGCAAATGTACAGAATTGTGCGCGAACGAATTTTGGCCGGGCAATATCAGGTGGGAGAGCGTATTCCATCCGAGAAGGAGTTAATCGAGGAATTCGGAGTGAGCCGGATTACATCGAAAAAAGCGCTGGATATGCTTGTGCAGGAGGGAATGATCCATCGTCAGCCAGGCAGAGGCTCTTTTGTGACGAGGAAGGAGCAGCAGGATGATTCAGCGGTCCCGGCAGTGGAGGCGGAAGCTGTTGCAACAGCGCGGAGCGGTCAGGTTGTTCTAGGGCTGGTGATGGAGGATTTCTCCGATATATACGGCAAGGAGATGCTGCAGGCAGTGGAGCGCGAGGCACAGCTCCGCGGCGTTCATCTGATGCTGAGGCTGTCCTTTAGCCAACCGGATATTGAGGAGCAAGCGATTCAAATGCTGCAGGGCTTCGGAGTGGACGGGCTGATTATCTATCCTACGCGGGGACGACATTTTAGCGAAGAGATATTAAAGCTTGTCATCAGTCGATTTCCTCATGTCCTTGTAGACCGTTATTTGAAGGGCACATCGACAACTGCAATTGGTACCGATAATTTGAAAGCTGCCTATGACGGCACCTCGTATTTACTTGCGCTGGGTCACCGTCATATTGGGCTGCTGGCATCCAAGGTGATGGATAATGTCGCGATTGAGGAACGGATGGAGGGGTTTGTGCGGGCGCATGCCGAGCTGGGTGTGCAACTGGATCGCTCGTATTGGGTGACGAATATGGATTGGTCGGGGGAAGAGGAAGAGAGTCGCCAGATGCTCGCCCTACATGTAGAGACGGTGCAGCGGCTGCTAAGAGCCAAACCCGAGATTACGGCCTTCTTCGCATTAGAGTATGAAATGGCGTTGATTGCCAAGGAGGCCGTAGAGAAGCTGGGGCGAAGCATTCCGAAGGACTTCTCCTTAATATGCTTCGACAGTCCGCCCAGCAGCTCGGCGGTCTACTCCTTCACGCATATGAAGCAGAATCAGCGGGAGCTGGGGCGGCTGGCAGTAGACAGCGTACTCAAGCTGATTGCTGGGGAACAGCTCCACGGAAAAATTCCGCTGCTTGCCGAACTGATTCCGGGAACATCGACGGGGCCAGTACCCGGCAGCTAG
- a CDS encoding glycoside hydrolase family 125 protein: MVLLQNSLPASVNELIEEVAGKLSHRPKLARMFANCYANTLTTTVKPLEDGTTFIITGDIPAMWLRDSSAQVRPYLLLARKDRQMAELVGAVVKRQSRFILLDPYANAFNDSENNKGHQQDLTEMNGWLWERKYEIDSLCYPIQLAYLLWKTTGDTFHLDAEFQQACKLILEVWRTEQHHEEKSDYRFQRLDCPPLDTLVREGKGAKVVHTGMTWSGFRPSDDACTYGYLIPSNMFAVVVLGYMAEIAREVLGDEALAEDAEALRAEIKQGIDAHATIMHEEFGTMYGYETDGAGNYHLMDDANVPSLLSLPYLGYCTSDDPIYLNTRRFVLSDSNPYYYRGAEAEGIGSPHTPERYIWHISLAMQALTSLDQEEVQQMLDVLERTDAGTDFLHEGFHADDSTQYTREWFSWANALFSELILTHLGYEVPSAKLK; the protein is encoded by the coding sequence ATGGTACTGCTTCAAAACTCACTTCCGGCATCCGTCAATGAACTGATTGAGGAAGTGGCTGGCAAGCTGTCACACCGTCCCAAGCTGGCGCGGATGTTTGCCAATTGTTATGCCAATACGCTGACGACAACCGTCAAGCCGCTTGAGGATGGGACGACCTTCATCATTACCGGCGACATCCCGGCGATGTGGCTGCGCGACTCTTCGGCTCAAGTACGCCCGTACCTGCTGCTGGCGCGCAAGGATCGTCAGATGGCGGAGCTGGTAGGCGCCGTAGTGAAGCGCCAATCCCGCTTCATCTTGCTTGATCCGTATGCCAATGCCTTCAATGACAGTGAGAACAACAAAGGCCATCAGCAGGATCTAACCGAGATGAACGGCTGGCTATGGGAGCGCAAGTATGAGATTGACTCGCTCTGTTATCCGATTCAGTTGGCTTATCTGTTATGGAAGACGACCGGAGATACATTTCATCTGGATGCTGAATTTCAACAGGCTTGTAAGCTCATACTGGAAGTATGGCGCACGGAGCAGCATCATGAGGAGAAGTCCGACTATCGCTTCCAACGGCTCGATTGCCCACCGCTGGATACGTTGGTTCGGGAGGGCAAGGGAGCCAAGGTCGTTCATACCGGCATGACCTGGTCCGGCTTTCGTCCAAGCGATGATGCCTGCACATATGGTTATCTGATTCCGTCGAATATGTTCGCGGTGGTGGTGCTCGGGTATATGGCGGAGATTGCGCGTGAGGTGCTTGGCGATGAAGCATTGGCTGAGGACGCGGAGGCATTGCGGGCAGAGATCAAGCAGGGGATCGATGCTCATGCTACGATCATGCATGAGGAATTCGGCACAATGTATGGCTATGAGACTGATGGCGCTGGCAATTACCATCTGATGGATGACGCCAACGTGCCTAGTCTGCTCTCGCTGCCTTATCTGGGCTACTGTACATCGGATGACCCGATTTATCTGAATACACGCCGTTTCGTGTTAAGCGACAGCAATCCGTATTATTACCGGGGAGCGGAGGCCGAAGGGATCGGCAGCCCGCATACGCCTGAACGTTATATTTGGCATATTTCACTCGCTATGCAAGCCCTGACATCGCTTGATCAGGAGGAAGTGCAGCAGATGCTCGATGTACTGGAGCGGACGGATGCCGGCACCGATTTCCTGCATGAAGGCTTTCACGCAGATGACTCCACGCAGTACACCAGAGAATGGTTTTCATGGGCGAACGCTTTGTTCAGCGAGCTGATTCTTACTCATCTAGGCTATGAGGTTCCATCAGCAAAGCTAAAGTAA
- a CDS encoding extracellular solute-binding protein — MGNKSKWLGTMIVALSVVVSACGGNSATPGETGTGNTGGAGEQATKTIKVAYGKWNEADRWGEWLKGVKEEFEAANKGVKVELQAIEGSQYATKIPLLMMDERTAPEVLAEDSFMINADSEAGYLEELNVASWDDWKNFNEGIKAAVTANDKVYGVPFSTDVRGLYYNKQLFQQAGLPVPWQPKSWNDILDAARTIKEKQPDIIPFWMNTGTAGQEATTMQTFQMLLYGTQDQMYEDGKWVVKSKGLLDTLNFIHDIYSNDLGPKLSQVLTAQAGQVLETDLMPNQKVAIVLNGNWLTGNWGESGGKPWPEALDVYDFVKMPTQNGEAPGFTSMSGGWTLAVAKKSAEKELGFEFIKMAINEKNNKKFAILDGALTPRTDVAKDSEYTGQKGTLYGVAADFITYTHVRPANAEYPSVTSVAQEIVEKVATGALTPEAAMNEYAKNVERTVGADRIVSKQ; from the coding sequence ATGGGTAATAAAAGCAAATGGCTAGGAACAATGATCGTTGCTTTATCTGTAGTCGTATCAGCATGTGGCGGCAACAGTGCCACACCAGGCGAGACCGGAACGGGCAATACGGGGGGTGCTGGCGAACAAGCGACGAAGACGATCAAGGTAGCCTACGGTAAATGGAATGAGGCTGATCGCTGGGGAGAATGGCTCAAAGGGGTAAAAGAGGAATTCGAAGCAGCCAATAAAGGTGTTAAAGTCGAGCTGCAGGCGATTGAAGGCTCACAGTATGCGACCAAAATTCCGCTCTTGATGATGGATGAGCGCACAGCGCCTGAGGTGCTGGCTGAGGATTCATTCATGATCAATGCCGATAGCGAAGCAGGCTATCTGGAAGAACTGAACGTCGCTTCTTGGGATGACTGGAAAAACTTTAATGAAGGCATCAAGGCGGCTGTAACGGCGAACGACAAAGTATACGGTGTGCCATTCTCTACAGATGTTCGCGGTCTGTACTACAACAAGCAACTGTTCCAGCAAGCAGGCTTGCCGGTGCCATGGCAGCCTAAGAGCTGGAATGACATCCTGGATGCAGCCAGAACGATCAAGGAAAAACAACCGGACATTATTCCTTTCTGGATGAATACCGGTACCGCAGGTCAAGAAGCGACCACGATGCAGACGTTCCAGATGCTGCTGTACGGCACTCAGGATCAGATGTATGAAGACGGAAAATGGGTAGTGAAATCAAAAGGTCTGTTGGATACGCTGAATTTCATCCATGACATCTACTCCAATGATCTGGGGCCGAAGCTGTCTCAGGTGCTGACTGCTCAAGCAGGGCAAGTGCTGGAGACGGATCTGATGCCGAACCAGAAGGTCGCGATCGTCCTCAATGGCAACTGGCTGACAGGCAACTGGGGAGAGAGCGGGGGCAAGCCATGGCCTGAAGCCCTCGACGTCTATGACTTCGTGAAGATGCCAACTCAAAATGGCGAAGCGCCAGGCTTCACATCGATGTCGGGCGGCTGGACATTGGCAGTAGCCAAGAAGTCCGCTGAGAAGGAGCTCGGCTTCGAATTCATTAAAATGGCGATCAATGAGAAGAATAATAAGAAGTTCGCGATTCTCGATGGCGCACTGACTCCACGAACAGACGTAGCGAAGGATAGCGAATATACCGGTCAAAAAGGGACGCTGTACGGTGTAGCAGCCGACTTCATCACTTACACTCACGTTCGTCCGGCAAATGCCGAGTATCCTTCAGTGACTTCCGTCGCCCAGGAGATTGTAGAGAAAGTGGCAACAGGTGCACTGACACCAGAGGCAGCCATGAACGAATATGCCAAAAATGTAGAGCGCACGGTAGGCGCTGATCGTATCGTCTCGAAGCAATAA
- a CDS encoding carbohydrate ABC transporter permease yields the protein MDALEPQAAKRRKKQAGPTNWRAILFLMPSWVLLLIFFFVPTILTFYFAFTNMSLTGINAAQSQFIGFTNFVNMFDDPNFRNSVVKTVIFLIFSAVIGQQVMGFLIAILMNGRNSGFRSVIGSIVIAGWVTPEIVCAFVWFAFLNDSGTLNTVIEALGLKPVAWLYTFPMVSVIVANIWRGTAFSMMVFQSALGDVPREVEESAMMDGASGFQKLVRITIPMILPSVLTNMILITLQTLGTFTLIYALTGGGPGNSTEILPIYMYRQAFVNYQLGYGTAISLSLLVIGIVASLIYMRVLKVKI from the coding sequence ATGGACGCGCTTGAACCTCAAGCTGCGAAGCGGCGAAAGAAACAGGCAGGACCAACAAACTGGCGAGCGATTCTGTTTTTAATGCCGAGCTGGGTGCTGTTGTTGATTTTCTTTTTTGTGCCAACTATTTTAACGTTTTACTTCGCATTCACCAATATGTCGTTAACCGGGATCAATGCTGCGCAATCCCAATTTATTGGCTTTACCAACTTCGTAAATATGTTTGATGATCCGAACTTCCGCAATTCGGTAGTGAAGACGGTCATCTTCTTAATCTTCTCAGCGGTCATCGGCCAACAGGTGATGGGCTTCCTGATCGCGATTCTGATGAACGGGCGCAACAGCGGCTTCCGCAGCGTGATCGGCTCCATCGTCATTGCAGGCTGGGTTACACCTGAGATTGTGTGCGCGTTCGTCTGGTTCGCGTTCCTGAATGACTCGGGCACGCTGAATACGGTCATTGAGGCGCTCGGTTTGAAGCCTGTAGCGTGGTTGTATACGTTCCCTATGGTCTCGGTCATTGTCGCCAATATCTGGCGTGGTACAGCATTCTCTATGATGGTCTTCCAGTCAGCGCTTGGCGATGTGCCGCGTGAGGTGGAGGAATCGGCCATGATGGATGGCGCAAGTGGCTTCCAGAAGCTGGTGCGCATCACGATTCCGATGATCTTGCCTTCCGTGCTGACCAACATGATCCTGATTACACTCCAGACCTTGGGCACGTTCACCCTGATCTATGCGCTGACCGGAGGCGGTCCGGGCAACAGCACCGAGATTCTTCCAATCTACATGTACCGTCAGGCATTCGTGAACTATCAGCTCGGATACGGTACCGCGATTTCGCTGTCGCTGCTTGTGATCGGCATCGTGGCGAGCCTGATCTACATGCGCGTATTGAAGGTGAAAATCTAA
- a CDS encoding carbohydrate ABC transporter permease: MIYRTLPYIILSLIGLLFLIPLLWLLIASVDGGATLSMKLPETITADNYISTLSSESNQRSFVNGLILAVGQALLVIIVSGLASYPLSRYQLRYKRSFMYLILFSTGLPITAVMVPVYQFFLYFQLQDSLFFTVLFLTASALPYAIWMMKNFMDSVPIELEEAAWVDGASVLTTLRLIIVPLMLPGIFTIGIYAFAGSWGNFLVPFILLQSPDKLPAAVSIYQYFGQNGVVQYGKLAAFSVVYSIPAVVLYIIGQRHMSKGFSFGGASKG; the protein is encoded by the coding sequence ATGATATACCGAACGCTGCCGTATATTATTCTTTCGCTGATCGGGCTGCTGTTTCTTATTCCGCTGCTATGGCTGCTGATCGCCTCGGTTGACGGCGGAGCGACATTGTCGATGAAGCTGCCAGAAACGATAACAGCAGACAACTACATCTCAACCTTGTCCAGCGAGTCCAATCAGCGCTCATTCGTTAATGGTCTGATTCTGGCGGTAGGGCAGGCCCTGCTGGTTATTATCGTATCGGGGCTGGCCTCGTATCCGCTGTCCCGCTATCAGCTTCGATACAAGCGTTCCTTTATGTATCTGATTCTGTTCTCGACAGGCTTGCCGATTACGGCGGTGATGGTGCCCGTCTACCAGTTTTTCCTCTACTTCCAGCTCCAGGATTCGTTATTCTTCACGGTGCTATTCCTGACGGCTTCGGCGCTGCCATACGCCATCTGGATGATGAAGAACTTCATGGACTCGGTACCTATCGAGCTGGAGGAAGCAGCATGGGTGGATGGTGCCTCGGTATTGACAACCTTGCGGTTGATCATCGTACCGCTCATGCTGCCAGGCATCTTCACGATCGGCATCTATGCCTTCGCTGGAAGCTGGGGCAACTTCCTCGTCCCTTTCATCCTGCTGCAAAGCCCGGATAAGCTGCCGGCTGCTGTATCGATCTATCAATACTTCGGTCAGAATGGCGTAGTACAGTACGGCAAGCTAGCCGCCTTCTCCGTCGTCTACTCGATACCGGCAGTCGTCCTCTATATTATCGGTCAGCGCCATATGTCCAAAGGCTTCAGCTTTGGCGGCGCAAGCAAAGGCTAA
- a CDS encoding lipoate--protein ligase, protein MLFIDNKGITDPTLNLAIEEYALRKLPMTDSYLLFYINEPSIIIGKNQNTIEEINAEYVKENKLHVVRRLSGGGAVYHDLGNLNFSFITADDGESFHNFRKFTEPVIATLRQLGVDAELTGRNDIQVGERKISGNAQFATKGRMFSHGTLLFNSEMEHVASALKVKPLKVASKSTKSVRARVANISEFLTESMTITAFRARILQHIMELSGSDAVSEYKLTDEDWAGIHQLADERYRNWDWNYGRSPKFNLRSGVKFPVGIIEALLDVEQGRIAGLKLYGDFFGVKDVSELEELLTGVRYEESAVAAALEGIDLTGYFGKLDQADFVRLLFSADEANSMEA, encoded by the coding sequence ATGCTGTTTATTGATAACAAGGGAATTACAGATCCGACACTGAATCTGGCTATCGAAGAATATGCGTTGCGGAAGCTGCCTATGACAGATAGCTATCTGCTGTTCTATATTAATGAGCCATCAATCATTATTGGGAAAAATCAGAACACGATTGAGGAGATTAATGCTGAGTATGTCAAAGAGAACAAGCTGCATGTTGTGCGGCGTCTATCTGGGGGCGGAGCCGTCTATCATGATCTTGGCAATCTCAACTTCAGCTTCATCACTGCCGATGACGGCGAATCCTTTCATAACTTCCGCAAATTCACCGAGCCCGTCATTGCTACGCTAAGGCAGTTGGGTGTAGATGCTGAATTGACCGGGCGCAATGACATCCAGGTCGGGGAGCGGAAAATATCCGGCAACGCGCAATTCGCTACCAAAGGGCGGATGTTCAGTCATGGGACACTGCTGTTTAACTCAGAGATGGAGCATGTCGCCTCCGCACTGAAGGTGAAGCCGCTCAAGGTCGCATCCAAGAGCACCAAGTCTGTCCGTGCTCGCGTGGCAAATATTAGCGAATTTTTGACAGAGTCGATGACGATTACAGCATTTCGCGCGCGGATTTTGCAGCATATCATGGAGCTGTCTGGCTCAGATGCCGTTTCGGAGTACAAGCTGACAGACGAGGATTGGGCAGGCATTCATCAACTGGCCGATGAACGCTATCGGAACTGGGATTGGAACTATGGCCGGTCGCCCAAGTTTAATCTTCGCAGCGGGGTCAAGTTCCCTGTGGGGATTATAGAGGCGCTGCTGGACGTGGAGCAGGGTCGGATAGCCGGACTCAAGCTGTATGGCGATTTCTTCGGCGTGAAGGATGTCTCAGAGCTAGAGGAGCTGCTTACTGGCGTTCGTTACGAGGAGAGCGCCGTGGCGGCGGCATTGGAGGGCATCGATCTGACCGGCTACTTCGGCAAGCTGGATCAGGCTGACTTCGTGCGGCTGCTGTTCTCGGCAGATGAGGCGAACAGCATGGAGGCGTAA
- a CDS encoding stalk domain-containing protein encodes MKKLAQTLLLSLFAVSMAVVPLPGIPDNQVVAATSAKATNEIEVYIDGSQVSFQPGPRQEKGVTLVPMRSLFQALGADISWNEQTQTVVAKKNSTVITIKIGSINAVVNGETTKLDIPAKVIGGTTMVPLRFVSEALGAQIKWDNASRTIHITSLEAQQASQEASKAEGWQIVAFNDDKVLMIETDRSQGSGVVIGPKLVLTNYHVMSSAKSATVYTMDGKKLKVEGIVAYDEEADLALIQTSTELNIDPVLLGDDEMAYKGDKVYAIGSPQGVQNSVTEGLISNIYYDSDKDIETFQISTPIDHGSSGGGLFDEYGELIGLTTSKYEGTSADIGFAISVYNIYGLLAKYENAPNKTPVFMPSRLPASLSGMSDEEIAKLMAKEFGGIQAEEGTAELTDWKVTRNSTDGLVITANIQTSFYMYYAESMAKYSRIWAANALGDLKPLLPEGEKLEIIIYYDQTFGYKPSGIDSSELTSLSDGKWQVRYPVIRAQLKDKGYIYIRS; translated from the coding sequence ATGAAGAAACTAGCACAGACGCTGCTGCTGTCACTATTTGCTGTCAGCATGGCTGTCGTTCCACTACCGGGAATACCAGACAATCAGGTCGTAGCGGCCACTTCGGCTAAGGCTACTAACGAGATTGAGGTCTATATTGATGGAAGTCAAGTCTCCTTCCAGCCAGGCCCTCGCCAGGAGAAGGGTGTTACGCTTGTACCGATGCGATCTCTATTCCAGGCGCTTGGCGCCGATATATCATGGAATGAGCAGACACAGACTGTGGTTGCGAAGAAAAATTCTACGGTCATTACCATTAAGATTGGATCGATCAATGCCGTCGTGAACGGTGAGACCACCAAGCTGGACATACCGGCCAAGGTTATCGGCGGAACGACCATGGTGCCGCTGCGTTTTGTCAGCGAGGCGCTCGGGGCGCAGATCAAATGGGACAACGCCAGCCGGACGATTCATATTACATCGTTAGAGGCGCAGCAAGCAAGCCAAGAGGCGAGTAAGGCGGAGGGCTGGCAGATCGTTGCCTTTAACGATGACAAGGTGCTGATGATCGAGACGGATCGCTCTCAGGGCAGCGGGGTGGTCATCGGGCCGAAGCTCGTGCTGACGAATTACCATGTGATGTCCAGTGCCAAGAGTGCGACGGTATATACGATGGATGGCAAGAAGCTCAAGGTAGAGGGCATCGTTGCCTATGATGAGGAGGCTGATCTGGCACTCATCCAGACCTCGACGGAATTGAACATTGACCCAGTCCTCCTCGGAGACGACGAGATGGCATACAAGGGAGATAAGGTGTATGCGATCGGCAGCCCGCAAGGGGTGCAGAATTCTGTTACTGAAGGACTGATCAGCAATATCTACTATGATTCGGACAAAGATATTGAAACGTTCCAGATCAGCACGCCGATCGACCACGGCAGCTCCGGCGGCGGGTTGTTCGATGAGTATGGGGAGCTCATCGGCTTGACGACCTCCAAATATGAAGGAACGAGCGCAGATATCGGTTTTGCGATCTCTGTCTATAACATCTATGGTTTGCTGGCTAAATATGAGAATGCGCCGAATAAGACGCCTGTCTTCATGCCCTCCAGACTGCCAGCCTCGCTCAGCGGCATGTCCGATGAGGAGATCGCCAAGCTGATGGCGAAGGAGTTCGGCGGTATTCAGGCAGAGGAAGGAACCGCAGAGCTCACCGACTGGAAGGTTACCCGCAACAGCACGGATGGGCTGGTTATAACCGCGAACATTCAAACTTCGTTCTACATGTACTATGCCGAGAGCATGGCGAAGTACAGCCGCATCTGGGCGGCCAATGCGCTTGGCGACCTGAAGCCGCTGCTGCCTGAGGGCGAGAAGCTGGAGATCATTATCTATTACGATCAGACCTTCGGCTATAAGCCGAGCGGCATCGATTCCAGCGAGCTGACCTCGCTGAGCGATGGCAAATGGCAGGTGCGTTACCCGGTCATTCGCGCACAACTGAAAGATAAAGGGTATATTTATATTCGTTCCTAG
- a CDS encoding B12-binding domain-containing radical SAM protein codes for MKVVLSTLNAKYIHTSLALRCLKAYSAHQFDIDIAEYTIKDPPMNIVSDLYARQPDVIGFSCYIWNIEETITVINMLRKIMPQLRIVLGGPEVSYDVEHWLNRIPEVDFIVVGEGEETFHHLLTELSDTQKYHLVFGLAYRKEKNGVLEPIVNPPRPKLNLAELPSPHRFAEDLPHLANRVVYFETSRGCPFSCQFCLSSIEVGVRYFDIERTKSDILYLIESGAKLIKFVDRTFNIKRDYALEMFRFLIENHNGCVFQFEITADIMRPEVLDYLAEHAPPGVFRFEIGVQSTNDITNEAVQRRQNFAKLTRTVTKVKESGKIDQHLDLIAGLPHEDYATFSKTFNDVFALRPEELQLGFLKMLRGTGLRIQAKKYGYVYMDRAPYEILGNDLMPFHDIVRIKRVEDVLEKYWNAHRMDHTLLYLIERVFDSPFDFFQRFGDYWEERGWQKIGHQLDDLFTRLAAFLNDTVARQAEIRERLDLGVVLGLMKYDYFLQHNYKPRKIWWEFMLAKEEWSNWMKRLAREPEQVSASFAALALSEKELHKHTVLEKLPFDLGQYLQEGTLSTERDTLLVMIYRPDLKTAGPANQTFMMAIPRIQPSASPH; via the coding sequence ATGAAAGTCGTGCTGTCTACGCTGAATGCCAAATATATTCACACCTCGCTAGCTCTGCGCTGTCTCAAGGCGTACAGCGCCCATCAATTCGATATTGATATTGCTGAATATACGATCAAGGACCCGCCAATGAATATTGTCTCCGACCTGTATGCCAGGCAGCCGGATGTCATCGGATTCTCCTGCTATATCTGGAATATTGAAGAGACGATTACGGTCATTAACATGCTGCGCAAAATCATGCCACAGCTACGCATTGTGCTCGGCGGTCCTGAGGTCAGCTACGATGTCGAGCACTGGCTGAACCGGATTCCCGAGGTGGACTTTATCGTCGTGGGCGAAGGCGAGGAGACCTTTCACCATCTGCTGACAGAGCTGTCGGATACGCAGAAATATCATCTTGTGTTTGGCCTTGCCTACCGCAAGGAGAAGAATGGTGTGCTGGAGCCGATCGTGAATCCGCCGCGGCCCAAGCTGAATCTGGCTGAGCTGCCCTCGCCGCATCGCTTCGCGGAGGATCTGCCTCATCTGGCGAACCGGGTGGTCTATTTCGAGACAAGCCGTGGCTGTCCATTCAGTTGCCAGTTCTGCTTGTCCAGTATTGAGGTGGGGGTCCGTTATTTCGACATCGAGCGCACGAAGTCGGACATACTCTATCTGATCGAGTCGGGAGCGAAGCTGATCAAGTTTGTAGACAGAACCTTCAATATTAAACGTGACTATGCACTGGAGATGTTCCGTTTTCTAATAGAGAATCATAATGGATGCGTCTTCCAATTTGAGATTACGGCGGATATTATGAGACCGGAGGTGCTGGACTATCTGGCCGAGCATGCGCCGCCAGGCGTCTTCCGTTTCGAGATCGGGGTGCAGTCCACCAATGACATCACGAATGAAGCGGTGCAGCGTCGTCAGAATTTTGCCAAGCTGACACGTACCGTGACGAAGGTGAAGGAGAGCGGCAAGATCGATCAGCATCTGGATCTCATTGCCGGCCTGCCGCATGAGGATTATGCGACGTTCAGCAAGACGTTCAATGATGTGTTCGCACTGCGCCCGGAGGAGCTGCAGCTCGGCTTCCTGAAGATGCTGCGCGGTACTGGCCTGCGCATCCAGGCGAAGAAATATGGCTATGTCTATATGGATCGTGCTCCTTATGAGATATTGGGCAATGATCTGATGCCGTTCCACGATATTGTGCGGATCAAGCGGGTCGAGGACGTGCTGGAGAAGTATTGGAATGCGCATCGCATGGATCATACGCTGCTCTATCTGATCGAGCGGGTATTCGATTCGCCGTTTGATTTCTTCCAGCGCTTCGGAGATTATTGGGAGGAACGGGGCTGGCAGAAGATCGGCCATCAGTTGGATGATCTGTTCACTCGGCTGGCTGCCTTCCTTAATGATACTGTCGCCCGGCAAGCGGAGATTCGCGAACGTCTCGATCTGGGAGTTGTGCTGGGCTTGATGAAGTATGATTATTTCCTGCAGCACAACTACAAGCCGCGTAAGATATGGTGGGAGTTCATGCTCGCCAAGGAGGAGTGGAGCAACTGGATGAAACGGCTGGCGCGGGAGCCAGAGCAGGTGTCCGCGTCATTCGCAGCGCTCGCGCTGTCGGAGAAGGAGCTGCACAAGCACACGGTGCTGGAGAAGCTGCCGTTCGACCTGGGTCAATATCTGCAGGAGGGGACGCTGAGTACAGAGCGGGATACGCTGCTGGTGATGATCTACCGTCCCGACCTCAAGACAGCCGGCCCGGCGAATCAGACCTTCATGATGGCGATTCCGCGCATCCAGCCATCGGCTTCGCCGCACTGA